A stretch of DNA from Rothia mucilaginosa:
GCACCCAGCCCGGACCGAAACAGAGAAGAACCCAGCGGGCGCTCATCCGCAGGTTCTTACGGTGCGCCCAACGGAACTGCCAGCCGCGCAGACGGTACGGATAAATCACGCCCAGAATCGAGCCCAGGGACACCACAATAGCCGGCACCACAAAGAACGACAGGGACATCATGAGGGTGGGGGTCAGGTGCTTGTCCTGACTGTGCAGAATCAGCGCCAGCAGGGTACCGGAAACACCCGTGATCAGGCCGATTGCAATAGCCTTCGTGCGCACGAACAGGCGCAGGGCGTGCGGGTCGCTACTGCGCAACGCACGCAGCGCATGCTCCTCATCGTGACCCATCAGGTTCGTTGAGGTGACGTCCGCGACCATCCAGCCGACCATCACCAGCGCAAAACCAGCCGGGCCCTTAAACTCGCTAAACAGCCACGAACGCCAGGCTTCCGGGAGTAGGTACCAGCAGATTGCCGCCAGCAGGGCGTTACATATGAGCGTCTGTGTTTCCACGGGGAGGGGGCGTGTGAACATACGGCGCAGCTCGGCACGCACACTCGGCCGGTACGTATTGTGCGGATCAATGAGGGCACGACCCTCCACCCGCTGACGGCGCAGGTCCTGACGGAGTGCCCTGAAATTCGTCACGGGGTGCGCCAGCGGCGCAAGGCGGAAGATACGTGCCTCAATATGCTCACCTGCCCATTGTAGAGGTGCCGCTGAGGCGAAGCGGCACCGCAGAAAATCAGCTATGCGGAAACTCCGCCCGCTAGTGCCTGTGTCCCCTTGCACACCCGCCCTATCCAGGGGACAATGAAGGCATGGCTGAAGTAACTCTACATAACGAACTCGTAATCCACACCAACGGCGACCTGCCCGCAGTCGGCGCAAAGCTGCCCGAATTCTCGGTTCTCGCGGCTGATCTCTCCGAGATCTCCTCCGCAGATTTCGCAGGTAAGAACCTGGTGCTGAACATCTTCCCCTCCGTCGACACCAGTGTGTGCGCAACCAGCGTCCGCACCTTCAACAAGCAGGCTGCAGGCCTGGAGAACACCGTCGTGCTGTGCGTCTCCAACGACCTGCCCTTCGCAATCGGCCGCTTCTGCGCAGCCGAGGGCATTGAGAACGTCGTCACCTCCTCCGCTTTCCGCTCCTCCTTCGGTGAGGACTTCGGCGTGAAGCTGATTGACGGCCCCCTGGCTGGTCTGCTGGCACGCTCCGTGGTCGTCGTGAACCCCGCCGGTGAGGTCATTTACACCGAGCTGGTTCCCGAAACCACCAACGAGCCCAACTACGAAGCAGCCTTGGCAGCTATCAAGTAAGCAGCTATCAAGTAAGCTTAGTACGGGAGCCGGACGCAATCCCGGCACCCGCACATACTTCCGTCAGGGACACCTGGCGGTACCAGCACAGCAGATACTGAACGTCTACAGCGCATGATCTAGGGTTCACCCACACATGCGGCTGGCGACAGCATAACGCCCCGCCCACCCGGTATTTCGGGTGGGCGGGGCGCTTTACTATACCCAGGCGCTAGTGCGCGATTCAGACTTAGTGCGCGAGCTAGGCTTAGTGCGCAGAGGCGCCGGGATTGCCGGGAGCGCCTGAGGTTTCGGAGGTTTCGGCGGCTCCGGCGGGCTCCTCATCCGCGACCAGCATATGCTCCGGCAGAGTGCCGCGGCGCTTAGCCACCACAAAACGCGACACCAACAGCAGAATGTACACCACCATCGAAATCAGCAGCATCGACTGCGGCGCCAACACCAAGCCAACCACCGCAGACACACCCGCAATAGCGGCAGTCGTGCGGTCCTTAGAACTGCGATACGCATCGATAGCGAGCACCGCAAAGAGCGCCGTCATCACAAAATCCACGCCCTTGAGCTCACTCAAGAAACTTGCACCCAGCACATAGCCGAGCGTAGCGCTCGACAAAACGCTCAAATGCAGGCCCGCGTGAATCCACAGGATGCGGGAGGCACGAAGTTTATGACGGTCCGGTCCGGTGTTCAGCGCGTACGCCTCATCGATGAGCGTGTACACGGTGTAGAACTTCGCCAAACCACCACGCACACGCTCAATCGGGTACGACAGACCGTACATGAGGTGGCGCGAATTAATGAGCAGAGTCATCACCGCAATAGAAAACAGCGACGCATGATTCGAGACCATGTCAATCAGCACGAACTCCACCGAACCGGCAAACACCAGCACCGGCAGCAGGGGAGCCACCCAGAACGGCAGACCGTAACTGTGCACCATCACGCCCAGACCAATGCCGACAAAGAACAGACCCAGCATGATGACACCGGCAACGCGGATCGCCTCCGCAAAACCGCTCTCGTGCGGTTGCTGAGAGCCCTGTGCATCGGGGGAGGCGGTCGCCTCCACTACCGGAATCATGCCGGTCAGCGGAAGAGCAGAGGCAATAACCTGCTCAACCTGCTCCTGGCTTGCCTGGTGAGGTGCAGAACCTGAACCCTGAGGCGAAGAAGGCTGAGAGGAAGAAGCCAGAGAAGGCGAAACAGCGTTGTTTTCCTGATCCTTAGAGATGCTCATCGTAACCCCCTAGAAAACCCAGTTAGCCAGTACAACGCAGGTGACGGTACCCGCCACCATACTCAACACCATATTCTTACGCCACAGGTGCACCGCCACGGTCACCACCAGACCCGCCAAGTACGGTGCCGCCGTAGCGAACGAAGAATAATCAATCTTCGCCACCGCATAGATGGCAAGCAGCGCGACTGCGCCGAGCGGAATCCAGTGGCTGAGCGCATCCAAAAGTTCGGAGCCAGCCAGCGCCTTCTTCAAACCGAAAGGTAGCAAACGAAGCAGGAACGTGATACCTGCAGCCACAAGTATTGCGGCAAGAATATAACCGGTGGTCACTTCACTATTCATGAAGATTTTCTCTTTCTGCACATACTCAGCGAAAGAACCCGAAAAGAGCGGAAGAACCCTGAACAAGGCGTGCGGGTGAAGCCCTGAAAAGCGTCCGCGAAACCTGAAAGCATCCGCGAAAAAGGGTGGGGAGAGTCCAGCCGAAGAGAGGCAGGGTGCTAAGTAGTGCGGTAGGTACGTGAGTTGATGAAAGCCGCGAAACGTGGAGGCGGAGGGCCGTTCCTCCTGCACGAGTTTTTCTGCGTAAATTTTCAGCGCAAGTTTTTCTGCGCGGGTAGTTGTGCGCGTCAGTAGTTCTCGTGCGTGACCTCGGGTGATGCCGCTCCCGGTGCGGTGTTACTCCGGGGCGGCACAGCGTTCTGCGTCGCTAGTTTCCTTAGCGGTGTCTTTCATCTGAGTCATGGGGTACCTCAACCTCTGGGAGCCTCCGTGCAGGTTCGCGCGGGAGGCATTATGCGAATCCTAGAAATAGAAAGAGGGGAGAGCGAAGCTCCACTCATCTATCCTAACTGGTTTTGAACACGTATGTAACGTTCTTATCGCTGTGTGGAAGCGGGCGCGTCAGGAGTAGCGGCGGTGGCTGGGCTCTCTGCAGCGCTTTCAGCCTCAGCCGCTACCTCATGCCCAGCACGATGCGGTAGCGTACCGCGGCGCTTCGCCACCGGGAAACGCGCCAGCAGCAGCACCACATACGAACCCAACGCCACCACCAGGAACGAGGACGGCGCAAAAATCAGCGCAACCGCCGCCGAAACCGCCACAAAGAGCGCCGTCACGCGATCCGGGTTGGCGCGGTAGCCGTCCATCGCAAGAACCGTGAAGATGGCCACCATCACGAAGTCCACGCCCTTCAGGCTGCTGAGGAAGCTCGCGCCCAGCACATACCCGAGGACTACGCTCAGAACCCACGACACGTAAATCAGCACGTTCACCCACAGAATGCGCGCCCCCGAACGCTCATTACGATCGGGACCGGAGTTGAGAGCAAACGCCTCATCGCAAAGAGTGTGAATCGCCAGAGCCTTAGCCCAGAAACCCTTCACATTGTGCAACGGGTAGGAAAGACCGTACACCAGATGGCGCGCATTCACCAGGAACACCGTCAACGCAATCGACGCCAGGGGCGTGCCAGCGCTGACCATACCCACCATGAGGAACTCCACCGAACCGGCAAAAACTAGGGCAGAGAGCAGTGGCGCAGTCCAGAGGGGCAGGCCGTGCGCGTTGAGAATAATGCCCAAACCCAAACCCAGCACGGCGATACCGAGCATCACCACGGAAGAATCCGCAACAGCCAAGCGGAAATCATTCTGCACGCCGGTTCCCTTAAGCCGAGTGCCCTGATGCTTAGCGCCCTGATGTTTAGCGCCCTGAAGCTTGGGAGTCTGTGCCATAAGTGGGTTCCTCGTATGCGTTACGTTCTGTGAAATGCCTCATCTGCCTGTGCGCGGGTCAAGATAACGCCCGTCGCGGCTTTCCAGTGTATAGGAGCAAGCGGTTGACCAAGGAGAAAAAGAGTCCGGGAATAAAATATGAGAAACACGCTTATAGTGAATGACACTAAACAACGCGGCGCTGAATAACCTAGCGACCGCGCAGACAACCCGAAAGGAACTTCAATGGCTGAGCAGAATGCCTCCCGGAACACCGCAGAAGAGCAGAAGAAGGTGTACTCGCGCCAGCAGGAACGCCGCGAGCTCGAAAACTACCGCCAGACCAAGATCGAGCGCATCGACCGCCTGCGCTACCGTGCCTACGGTGCCAACGGCGCAACCCTCGACTTCGGTGTGGGTGAGGGCCTGCTGACCCC
This window harbors:
- a CDS encoding branched-chain amino acid transporter permease, with protein sequence MNSEVTTGYILAAILVAAGITFLLRLLPFGLKKALAGSELLDALSHWIPLGAVALLAIYAVAKIDYSSFATAAPYLAGLVVTVAVHLWRKNMVLSMVAGTVTCVVLANWVF
- a CDS encoding AzlC family ABC transporter permease — encoded protein: MAQTPKLQGAKHQGAKHQGTRLKGTGVQNDFRLAVADSSVVMLGIAVLGLGLGIILNAHGLPLWTAPLLSALVFAGSVEFLMVGMVSAGTPLASIALTVFLVNARHLVYGLSYPLHNVKGFWAKALAIHTLCDEAFALNSGPDRNERSGARILWVNVLIYVSWVLSVVLGYVLGASFLSSLKGVDFVMVAIFTVLAMDGYRANPDRVTALFVAVSAAVALIFAPSSFLVVALGSYVVLLLARFPVAKRRGTLPHRAGHEVAAEAESAAESPATAATPDAPASTQR
- the tpx gene encoding thiol peroxidase; translation: MAEVTLHNELVIHTNGDLPAVGAKLPEFSVLAADLSEISSADFAGKNLVLNIFPSVDTSVCATSVRTFNKQAAGLENTVVLCVSNDLPFAIGRFCAAEGIENVVTSSAFRSSFGEDFGVKLIDGPLAGLLARSVVVVNPAGEVIYTELVPETTNEPNYEAALAAIK
- a CDS encoding AzlC family ABC transporter permease, whose translation is MSISKDQENNAVSPSLASSSQPSSPQGSGSAPHQASQEQVEQVIASALPLTGMIPVVEATASPDAQGSQQPHESGFAEAIRVAGVIMLGLFFVGIGLGVMVHSYGLPFWVAPLLPVLVFAGSVEFVLIDMVSNHASLFSIAVMTLLINSRHLMYGLSYPIERVRGGLAKFYTVYTLIDEAYALNTGPDRHKLRASRILWIHAGLHLSVLSSATLGYVLGASFLSELKGVDFVMTALFAVLAIDAYRSSKDRTTAAIAGVSAVVGLVLAPQSMLLISMVVYILLLVSRFVVAKRRGTLPEHMLVADEEPAGAAETSETSGAPGNPGASAH